One Mycolicibacterium parafortuitum DNA segment encodes these proteins:
- a CDS encoding ABC transporter permease produces MTRFLVRRLVNYVVLLGLASFLTFALTSVMFEPLDSLLERNPRPPQAVIDAKADELNLNAPIPLRYADWVAGAFRGDFGTTVGGQPVSDELGRRIGVSLRLVLIGSVVGTFLGVVAGAWGAVRQYRLSDRVITTLALLILSTPTFVIANLLILGALKGNSILGAQVFEYTGETSTDAVGGTWNQLVDRLQHLVLPTFTLALVSIAGYSRYQRNAMLDVLSQDFIRTARAKGLTRRQALFKHGLRTALIPMATLFAYGVGGLFTGAVFVEKIFGWHGIGEWFVQGISTQDTNIVVAITVFTGATVLLAGLLSDVLYAALDPRVRVS; encoded by the coding sequence ATGACACGGTTCCTCGTCCGCAGGCTGGTCAACTACGTCGTCCTGCTGGGACTGGCCTCGTTCCTGACGTTCGCGCTGACCTCGGTGATGTTCGAGCCGCTCGACTCACTGCTGGAGCGCAACCCCCGCCCGCCGCAGGCCGTCATCGACGCCAAGGCCGACGAGCTGAACCTCAACGCGCCGATCCCGCTGCGCTACGCAGACTGGGTGGCCGGGGCGTTCCGCGGGGATTTCGGGACGACGGTCGGCGGGCAGCCGGTCAGCGACGAGCTTGGCCGCCGCATCGGGGTGAGCCTGCGGCTGGTGCTCATCGGGTCGGTCGTCGGCACCTTCCTCGGGGTGGTGGCCGGCGCGTGGGGGGCGGTGCGGCAGTACCGGCTCTCGGACCGCGTCATCACGACGCTGGCGCTGCTGATCCTGAGCACCCCGACATTCGTGATCGCCAACCTGCTGATCCTCGGGGCGTTGAAGGGCAACTCGATCCTGGGAGCGCAGGTCTTCGAATACACCGGGGAAACGTCGACGGACGCGGTCGGCGGCACATGGAACCAGTTGGTCGACCGGCTACAGCACCTGGTGCTGCCGACCTTCACGCTCGCCCTGGTCTCCATCGCCGGCTACAGCCGCTACCAGCGCAACGCGATGCTCGACGTGCTGAGCCAGGACTTCATCCGCACAGCGCGCGCCAAGGGCCTGACCCGGCGGCAGGCGCTGTTCAAGCACGGCCTGCGCACCGCGCTGATCCCGATGGCCACGCTGTTCGCCTACGGGGTGGGCGGGCTGTTCACCGGAGCGGTGTTCGTCGAGAAGATCTTCGGCTGGCATGGCATCGGCGAGTGGTTCGTGCAGGGCATCTCCACTCAGGACACCAACATCGTCGTCGCGATCACGGTGTTCACCGGTGCGACGGTCCTGCTGGCCGGGCTGCTGTCGGACGTGCTGTACGCCGCACTCGACCCGCGAGTGCGGGTGTCATGA